The sequence TGTCCTTGGATGTAGGCTCGAAACTCCAAATCGCTAACAGAGGGAGGACAAAACCAATGAGTAGCAATAGTAGCGTAGACAGCACGAAACAAATGAGAGTAAAGATTATTCTTACCATCTCTAGTAGGAACTAAATCACGGAAGTGGCGGTCACAAGCACGAGCAACAATAGGTTCGTACTTGTCATTGATTTGGCGGTTGGTCAGACCTTGAGTATCCAAAAGAGAACGTAAGCGAGAAATAGCATCAAGAACCAAAGGAGCTTCAACGAGAGTAGGAATTTCAAATTCCAAAGGAAGAGACTCGTGACGACGTTTAGCAGCCCCAACAAAGAGGACGGAAAATTGAGAAACTAGTTGAAAAGAAGCAGATTGAAGAACTTCGCTAACCCGACGACCAGTGACGACAGCCAAACCAGCAGCAAGATCAGACCAAGTATGGCTCTGGAGTAAATCCAAAGCGGTTTGGTTTGGGCGATGGCATTGGGATTGTCCAAGAATTGAGTAGAACGGTGATGAGTAACAGAGGCAGCTTGAGAATTAATTTCGATCCATTCAGATGAAGACAAGCCGACAACACTTAAAACAGGATGTTGGGGGTCAAAAACCTTAATCGCATTTCTGACATCGGTAATACGATTCTTTTGTTGAGAGGGAGAAGTAAGACCACGCTCAACAAACTTATCTTTGAGCAGAGCATCAAACAGTTTAGCTTTTGAGCGATCGCGATCGCTATTAGTAAGAGGAATTAACTGAGGAAGAAATTCTTCTAAGAGGCGTTTGAGCCATTGAGTACGGGCGCATTGGATAGCTCTTTCGTATTGTGGAGAGGAAGTATCGAGCATGATAGATAGAAAGATAAGGCATGAACATCTATATCAATAGTATAACGTTATAGATTAGTAAAAGTCAAAAGAAATGATATAGATAAAGTGATCGCGATATGGTTGGTCTGAGAAAAAAGAAACTGAATAAACTATTGCATTAGGTTGGGATTTATTTCGGGATATTGAGAAAACAAACCATCAATACTAGCCAATTTAGCTTGATAGATGATAGCTGTAGCAATAATCAGGCGGTCGAAGGGGTCTTTGTGAACGGGAGACAAGCTGACTGCTTGAAAGGCAATATTGGCAGTTAGAGGAAGCAATTCAATACCTGTTGGTTTTAGAGCATTTTCCAGCCAAAGGGCAACGCTACAAGGCAATTCTAGTCTACCTTTTTGGTGTGCTAATGCTACTTCATAACAAGAGACAGGAGAAATACCGACTCGCTCTGCTAATTCAATTTCTTCTCGCCAATTCGAGGGGAAGCGAGAAAATTCTTGAGTAACAAACCAAATCCAGATATGAGTGTCGAGAACAATTATTGGAGACATTGCCAATCTTGTTCGGAAACGATTGGCTCGACCAAATTGCCTAAAGTTTTACCTTTACCAGCAATAGAAGCAGGAGGAACACGACGTTTTACTGGTAGTGAAGTATCTTCAACGATAGTTACAATAACACGGGCAGATGTTGATTTTGGCTTGTCTGAAAGCCATTTTATCTGACCATTTTCGAGATTTGCTTCGTAACTTTTGAGCATGGGTTGGAATGATATTTTACTGAGGATTATAAGCGCGATTCTGCCAGAGACAGCACATAGTACAACAGGGCTGAGGTGCATTCGCGGTACGATGAAGTCCAATAGTATAGAAGGAGATTAGCGGATAATAATCTCGCGAACGGAAGATTCATCTTCAATAAGTAATTTAGCACCAGGTTTTTGAAGAGCCTGACGTAAATAAGATTCGAGAGCAACAGCTTTGCGAACAGCTTCAGCTTGAGAAATACCCTGTTGTTGAGCCAACCAAACAAGATGTTGATTGAGTTCGGCAGAAAAAGAAATAGTCATTCTTTTAGGGGTGAGATCGGTATCGCCAGAAGAATTAGACTTGTCTGGAGACGGAAGATTGATGACTTGAGAATTGTCAGGAAAAGTATTTTGTGTCACGGGTGACAAGAAGGTTGAGATGATACAGTGTAATTATAGCACTGTGAAAACACTATAAGAACACTAAATCAGATAATCAAAAAATGAGAAGAGAAGAGAGTAAGGCGACCAGGAGAGCGATTGCAGGAAGGGCAGTGGCAGAGGCAATCGCCAAAAAAGCTTAAGCCCAATGAAGATCGCAGCAAAGTTGCTCCCATTGGTCAAAGCTAAAAACGGATTCAGAAGCATCAGAGATCGCTTCTAACTCCTCGAAGGAGATAACTAGAAAAGAGTTGTGAAAGAGCGGTGCAATGTATTGAGAAACGAAAGCTTGTTGTTGAGGATTGAGAGAAAAAGAGATGATAGGCATTTGGGGTAAATGTATTGTGTTGTTAATAGTTCGCCGTGATTATTTATCCTGGTTCGTTGCCAGACCGATTAAATTGTTCGAGTCCTTATCTATTCATCTACATCTACATCTATATCATATACTATATCTATATCAAAATCAACAATATGAAATTAAAGATTCTTATATACTGATACAGAAAAAAGCTCATCAAATAACGAGTAGATTTGAGTTGCAGCCAAAATATCAGGCTAAAAGTATTGA is a genomic window of Pleurocapsa sp. PCC 7319 containing:
- a CDS encoding type II toxin-antitoxin system VapC family toxin yields the protein MSPIIVLDTHIWIWFVTQEFSRFPSNWREEIELAERVGISPVSCYEVALAHQKGRLELPCSVALWLENALKPTGIELLPLTANIAFQAVSLSPVHKDPFDRLIIATAIIYQAKLASIDGLFSQYPEINPNLMQ
- a CDS encoding CopG family transcriptional regulator: MTQNTFPDNSQVINLPSPDKSNSSGDTDLTPKRMTISFSAELNQHLVWLAQQQGISQAEAVRKAVALESYLRQALQKPGAKLLIEDESSVREIIIR